A region of Paenibacillus thiaminolyticus DNA encodes the following proteins:
- a CDS encoding LysR family transcriptional regulator, giving the protein MKVLDKMETFLALAECGSFSETAKRLFCSQPTVTNHIQQLEEKFEATLFIRSGKSVRLTAQGEILHQYAKKMIVLFEEASLNIKNAGLSNPVLSLYASNYLGVYILPDMLAQFYHRFPQQRFELHTHCYTDLIGLLMEEKINMAFLPIYEEDKYVQGQLDSFTLFKDEFVLVLPPDHDWAGRKMLYARDIARIPLMLPQNSYLQDCILSPIRSLGIEPDTIHMSSFEVIKKSIKAGLGAAFIPYYAVRGMLDTGELVTKPVFGLRIERNNGFVRRKSTPLTRIESDFCEYVQGVFRSASNE; this is encoded by the coding sequence GTGAAGGTTCTAGATAAAATGGAAACGTTTCTCGCGTTGGCTGAATGCGGGTCTTTTTCCGAAACGGCAAAGCGGCTCTTCTGCTCTCAACCGACGGTGACGAATCACATTCAACAGCTGGAAGAGAAATTCGAGGCGACCCTGTTCATCCGTTCGGGGAAATCGGTTCGGCTGACGGCTCAGGGGGAAATTTTGCATCAATACGCGAAGAAAATGATCGTTCTGTTCGAGGAGGCTTCGCTGAACATCAAAAACGCGGGGCTCTCGAATCCGGTCCTCTCGTTGTATGCAAGCAATTACTTAGGGGTATACATACTGCCGGATATGTTAGCACAGTTTTACCATCGCTTTCCGCAGCAGCGCTTTGAGCTCCATACCCATTGTTATACAGATCTGATCGGCCTTCTTATGGAAGAAAAAATCAATATGGCCTTCCTGCCTATTTATGAGGAAGACAAGTACGTTCAGGGTCAACTTGACTCCTTCACACTGTTCAAAGATGAGTTTGTGCTCGTGCTTCCGCCGGATCACGATTGGGCGGGGCGCAAAATGCTCTACGCTCGCGATATCGCCCGCATACCGCTGATGCTTCCGCAAAACAGCTATTTGCAGGACTGCATATTATCTCCGATCCGTTCGTTGGGGATAGAACCTGACACGATTCACATGAGCAGCTTTGAAGTAATCAAGAAGTCGATTAAGGCTGGACTGGGCGCTGCCTTTATACCCTACTATGCCGTGCGTGGAATGCTGGATACAGGCGAGCTCGTAACGAAGCCTGTGTTCGGTTTGCGAATCGAGCGAAATAACGGATTTGTCCGGCGGAAGAGCACTCCGCTGACACGCATTGAGTCCGATTTTTGCGAGTATGTTCAGGGCGTATTCCGTTCTGCCAGCAACGAGTAA